The Pseudomonas fluorescens genome segment AGTTCCCCTTCCACTTCTGGCTGCCCCACGCAATGGCGGCGCCCACACCGGTTTCGGCCTATCTGCACTCGGCGACCATGGTCAAGGCCGGGGTGTTCCTGTTGGCCCGCCTGTGGCCGTCGCTGTCCGGCAGCGAAGAATGGTTCTACATCGTCAGTGGCGCCGGCGCCGCCACGCTGTTGCTTGGCGCGTATTGCGCGATGTTCCAGAACGACCTCAAGGGACTGCTGGCCTACTCGACCATCAGCCACCTCGGCCTGATCACGCTGCTGCTGGGTTTGAACAGTCCACTGGCCGCCGTCGCGGCGGTGTTCCACATTCTCAACCACGCGACTTTCAAGGCCTCGCTGTTCATGGCCGCCGGGATCATCGACCACGAAAGCGGCACTCGCGACATCCGCAAGCTCAACGGTCTGTTCAAACTGATTCCGTTCACCGCCACCCTGGCGATGGTGGCCAGCGCGTCCATGGCCGGCGTGCCGCTGCTCAACGGCTTCCTGTCGAAAGAAATGTTCTTCGCCGAAACCGTGTTCATCAATGCCACCGCTTGGGTTGAAGCGACCTTGCCAATCGTGGCGACCATCGCCGGTACGTTCAGCGTGGCCTACTCGCTGCGCTTTACCGTCGACGTGTTCTTCGGCACCACCGCCACCGATCTCCCCCACACCCCGCACGAACCCCCGCGCTGGATGCGTGCTCCGGTGGAACTGCTGGTGTTCACCTGTCTGCTGGTAGGGATCTTCCCGGCCCAGATAGTCGGCCCGTTGCTGGCTGCCGCTGCACTGCCGGTAGTCGGCGGCGTGCTCCCGGAATACAGCCTGGCGATCTGGCACGGCCTCAATGCACCAATGATCATGAGCCTGATCGCCATGTCCGGCGGCATCGTGCTGTATCTGCTGCTACGCAACCAGCTCAAGCGCGGCCGCTTCAAGTATCCGCCGCTGGCGGGTCGCCTCAACGGCAAGCGAATGTTCGAACGCAGTCTGGTGGCGATGATGCGCCTGGCTCGACGCCTGGAGCGGCGAATCGGCACCAAACGCCTGCAAACCCAGTTGTTCCTGATGGTATTGGCGGCGGTGCTCGCCGGGCTGATCCCGATGCTGCACAGCAGCCTGAGCTGGGGCGACCGGCCGAAAATCCCCGGTTCCATCGTGTTCGTGACCCTGTGGCTGCTGGCAATCGCCTGCGCCCTCGGCGCCGCGTGGCAGGCCAAGTATCACCGTCTCGCCGCCCTGACCATGGTCAGCGTCTGCGGTCTGATGACTTGCGTGACCTTTGTCTGGTTCTCGGCACCGGATCTGGCCCTGACGCAATTGGTAGTCGAAGTGGTCACCACGGTGCTGATCCTGCTCGGTCTGCGCTGGCTGCCACGGCGGATCGAAGAGGTTTCGCCGTTGCCGAGCAGCCTGCGCAAGGCCCGGGTCCGGCGCCTGCGCGACTTGCTGCTGTCGATCGCCGTCGGTGGGGGTATGGCTTTGCTGTCCTACGCGATGCTGACCCGGCAGACTCCGAACGACATTTCCTCGTTCTACCTGAGCCGTGCCTTGCCTGAAGGCGGCGGCAGCAACGTAGTCAACGTGATGCTGGTGGATTTCCGCGGTTTCGACACCCTCGGTGAAATCACCGTGCTGGTGGCCGTGGCGCTGACTGTATTCGCCCTGCTGCGCCGCTTCCGCCCACCGAAAGAGAGCCTGCAACTGCCCGCCCAGCAACGCCTGCTGGCACCGGACGTGGTCACCGATCTGGTCAACCCGCGTTCGGCCAGCGACACCGCGCTCGGGTTCATGATGGTGCCGGCGGTGCTGGTGCGCCTGCTGCTGCCGATTGCGCTGGTGGTGTCTTTCTATCTGTTCATGCGTGGACACAACCAGCCGGGGGGCGGTTTCGTTGCCGGTCTGGTGATGTCGGTGGCGTTCATCCTGCAATACATGGTCGCCGGCACCCAATGGGTCGAGGCTCAAATGAGTCTGCGGCCGCTGCGCTGGATGGGCACCGGACTGCTGTTCGCCACGGTCACCGGACTCGGCGCGATGCTGGCGGGTTATCCGTTTCTCACCACGCATACCTGGCACTTCAGTCTGCCGGTGCTGGGTGACATCCATGTCGCCAGCGCATTGTTCTTCGACATCGGCGTGTATGCAGTGGTGGTCGGTTCGACGCTGTTGATCCTCACTGCCCTCGCCCACCAGTCAGTCAGGGGCCACAAAACCGCTGCCATCAAAGGAGCCGTCTGATGGAAGAAGTCATCGCAATCGCCATCGGAGTGCTCGCTGCCTCCGGCGTCTGGCTGATCCTGCGTCCGCGGACGTTCCAGGTGGTCATGGGCCTGTGCCTGCTGTCCTACGGCGTCAATCTGTTCATCTTCAGCATGGGCAGCCTGTTCATCGGCAAAGAACCGATCATCAAGGACGGCGTACCGCAGGACCTACTCAATTACACCGATCCGCTGCCCCAGGCACTGGTACTGACGGCCATCGTCATCAGCTTCGCCATGACCGCGCTGTTTCTGGTGGTGCTGCTCGCGTCGCGGGGCCTGACCGGTACCGACCACGTTGACGGAAGGGAGCCCAAGGAATGACGGCGATGACACACCTGATCGCCGCACCGATTCTGCTGCCGCTGCTGACGGCTGCCATCATGCTGATGCTCGGTGAAAAGCACCGTCCGCTGAAGGCGAAAATCAACCTGTTCTCCAGCCTGCTTGGCCTGGGCATCTCGGTGATGTTGCTGCAATGGACCCAGACCACCGGCGTGCCCGGTTCCATCGGCGTGTACCTGCCGGGCAACTGGCAGGTGCCGTTCGGCATCGTGCTGGTAGTCGATCGGCTGTCGGCGCTGATGCTGGTGCTGACCGGCATCATCGGTGTCAGCGCTTTGCTGTTCGCCATGGCCCGCTGGGACGGCGCAGGTTCGAGCTTTCACGCGCTGTTCCAGATTCAGTTGATGGGCCTGTACGGCGCGTTCCTGACAGCGGACCTGTTCAACCTGTTCGTGTTCTTCGAAGTGCTGCTCGCCGCGTCCTATGGCTTGCTGCTTCATGGCTCGGGACGGGCGCGGGTGTCGTCGGGGCTGCATTACATTTCGATCAACCTGCTGGCCTCGTCGCTGTTCCTGATTGGCGCAGCACTGATCTATGGTGTCACCGGCACGTTGAACATGGCTGACCTGGCCATGAAGATTCCGCTGGTACCGGAAGCCGACCGTGGCTTGCTGCATGCTGGCGCGGCCATTCTGGCAGTAGCGTTCCTGGCCAAGGCCGGAATGTGGCCACTGAACTTCTGGCTCGTGCCGGCCTATTCCTCGGCCAGCGCACCGGTAGCGGCGATGTTCGCGATCATGACCAAGGTCGGCGTCTACACCCTGCTGCGCCTGTGGACGCTGCTGTTCTCCGGGCAGGCAGGCGCCTCGGCCTACTTTGGCGGCGACTGGCTGATCTACGGCGGCATGGCGACCATGCTCTGCGCCGGCGTGGCGATCATCGCCGCACAACGCCTGGAGCGCATGGCCAGCCTGAGCATTCTGGTGTCGGCGGGGATTCTGCTGTCGGCCGCAGGTTTCGCCCAGCCGAACCTGATCGGCGCGGCGCTGTTCTATCTGGTCAGCTCGACCCTGGCCCTGAGCGCACTCTTCCTGCTGGCGGAACTGATCGAACGTTCGCGCACCGCCATCGAAGTACCGCTGGAAGACGAGAACGAACTGCTGCCGCGTCCGCAAGAATGGCAGCGGCCAGTCAAAGGCATCAACCTGGATGATGACCAGAAAGCCGTGGTCGGCCAGGTGATTCCGTGGACCATGGCCTTCCTGGGCCTGAGCTTCATCGCCTGTGCGCTGCTGATTATCGGCATGCCGCCGCTATCAGGGTTCATCGGCAAATTGAGCCTGATCGGCGCCCTGCTCAATCCGTTGGGTCTGGGTTCCGACGAACCGATCTCGATGGCCGCCTGGGGTTTGCTGGCTCTGCTGATCCTCACCGGTCTCGGTTCGCTGATGGCCTTCTCGCGCCTGGGCATCCAGCGTTTCTGGTCACCGGAAGAGCGCCCGTCGCCGGTGCTGCGCAAACTCGAATGCGTGCCGATTTTCCTGCTGCTGGGCCTGAGCATCGCCCTGACTTTCAAGGCCGAGCCGCTGCTGCGCTACACCCAGGCCGCCGCAGATGCCCTGAACAATCCGCAGCAATATGTGATGGCGGTGCTCGGCACCCGCGCCGTGCCGAGCCCGGAAGCCAAGGCTGCGCTGCTGGAGGTGCAACCATGAAGCGTCTGTTTCCTGCTCCGTGGCTGTCGCTCGCGCTGTGGTTGCTGTGGCTGGTGCTGAACCTGTCGGCCAGCCCGGGCAACCTGCTGCTGGGTGCCGTACTCGGTTTCTGTGCCCCGCTGATGATGCGCAAGCTGCGCCCGCAACAGATCCATATCCGCCGCCCGGGCACCATCCTGCGATTGTTTCTGCTGGTCGGGCGTGACGTGATCGTCTCCAACCTTCAAGTGGCGTGGGGCGTCCTCAACGCCGGTCGCCGTCCGCCCCGCTCGCGCTTTATCAAGGTGCCGCTGGACCTGCGCGATGCCCATGGCCTGGCGGCGTTGTCGATGATCTGCACGGTCGTGCCCGGCACGGTATGGTCGGAACTGGCGCTGGATCGCAGCATTCTGTTGCTGCACGTCTGGGACCTGGATGACGAAGCGCAATTCATCCAGCACTTCAAGGTCACTTACGAGCAGCCGTTGATGGAGATTTTCGAATGAGCCCGCTGCTGTCGAACGCGATTCTGCTGACGCTGTTCCTGTTTTCCCTGGCGATGGTGCTCACGCTGATTCGCCTGTTCAAAGGGCCATCGGCACAGGATCGGGTACTCGCACTGGACTACCTGTACATCGTCGCCATGCTGATGATGCTGACTCTGGGGATTCG includes the following:
- a CDS encoding monovalent cation/H+ antiporter subunit A — its product is MSLIVLLLLPFLGSCLAAVLPHNARNAESLLAGLVALIGTVSVAMLYPQIAHGGVIREEFTWLPSLGLNFVLRMDGFAWLFSMLVLGIGTLVSLYARYYMSPDDPVPRFFAFFLAFMGAMLGLVISGNLIQIVFFWELTSLFSFLLIGYWHHRHDARRGAYMALMVTGAGGLCLLAGVMILGHVVGSYDLDKVLAAGDLIRAHALYPILLPLILIGALSKSAQFPFHFWLPHAMAAPTPVSAYLHSATMVKAGVFLLARLWPSLSGSEEWFYIVSGAGAATLLLGAYCAMFQNDLKGLLAYSTISHLGLITLLLGLNSPLAAVAAVFHILNHATFKASLFMAAGIIDHESGTRDIRKLNGLFKLIPFTATLAMVASASMAGVPLLNGFLSKEMFFAETVFINATAWVEATLPIVATIAGTFSVAYSLRFTVDVFFGTTATDLPHTPHEPPRWMRAPVELLVFTCLLVGIFPAQIVGPLLAAAALPVVGGVLPEYSLAIWHGLNAPMIMSLIAMSGGIVLYLLLRNQLKRGRFKYPPLAGRLNGKRMFERSLVAMMRLARRLERRIGTKRLQTQLFLMVLAAVLAGLIPMLHSSLSWGDRPKIPGSIVFVTLWLLAIACALGAAWQAKYHRLAALTMVSVCGLMTCVTFVWFSAPDLALTQLVVEVVTTVLILLGLRWLPRRIEEVSPLPSSLRKARVRRLRDLLLSIAVGGGMALLSYAMLTRQTPNDISSFYLSRALPEGGGSNVVNVMLVDFRGFDTLGEITVLVAVALTVFALLRRFRPPKESLQLPAQQRLLAPDVVTDLVNPRSASDTALGFMMVPAVLVRLLLPIALVVSFYLFMRGHNQPGGGFVAGLVMSVAFILQYMVAGTQWVEAQMSLRPLRWMGTGLLFATVTGLGAMLAGYPFLTTHTWHFSLPVLGDIHVASALFFDIGVYAVVVGSTLLILTALAHQSVRGHKTAAIKGAV
- a CDS encoding Na+/H+ antiporter subunit C → MEEVIAIAIGVLAASGVWLILRPRTFQVVMGLCLLSYGVNLFIFSMGSLFIGKEPIIKDGVPQDLLNYTDPLPQALVLTAIVISFAMTALFLVVLLASRGLTGTDHVDGREPKE
- a CDS encoding monovalent cation/H+ antiporter subunit D, with translation MTAMTHLIAAPILLPLLTAAIMLMLGEKHRPLKAKINLFSSLLGLGISVMLLQWTQTTGVPGSIGVYLPGNWQVPFGIVLVVDRLSALMLVLTGIIGVSALLFAMARWDGAGSSFHALFQIQLMGLYGAFLTADLFNLFVFFEVLLAASYGLLLHGSGRARVSSGLHYISINLLASSLFLIGAALIYGVTGTLNMADLAMKIPLVPEADRGLLHAGAAILAVAFLAKAGMWPLNFWLVPAYSSASAPVAAMFAIMTKVGVYTLLRLWTLLFSGQAGASAYFGGDWLIYGGMATMLCAGVAIIAAQRLERMASLSILVSAGILLSAAGFAQPNLIGAALFYLVSSTLALSALFLLAELIERSRTAIEVPLEDENELLPRPQEWQRPVKGINLDDDQKAVVGQVIPWTMAFLGLSFIACALLIIGMPPLSGFIGKLSLIGALLNPLGLGSDEPISMAAWGLLALLILTGLGSLMAFSRLGIQRFWSPEERPSPVLRKLECVPIFLLLGLSIALTFKAEPLLRYTQAAADALNNPQQYVMAVLGTRAVPSPEAKAALLEVQP
- a CDS encoding Na+/H+ antiporter subunit E translates to MKRLFPAPWLSLALWLLWLVLNLSASPGNLLLGAVLGFCAPLMMRKLRPQQIHIRRPGTILRLFLLVGRDVIVSNLQVAWGVLNAGRRPPRSRFIKVPLDLRDAHGLAALSMICTVVPGTVWSELALDRSILLLHVWDLDDEAQFIQHFKVTYEQPLMEIFE
- a CDS encoding K+/H+ antiporter subunit F — protein: MSPLLSNAILLTLFLFSLAMVLTLIRLFKGPSAQDRVLALDYLYIVAMLMMLTLGIRYSSDTYFEAALLIALFGFVGSFALAKFLLRGEVIE